The nucleotide window TGGATGCTGTAGCNNNNNNNNNNNNNNNNNNNNNNNNNNNNNNNNNNNNNNNNNNNNNNNNNNNNNNNNNNNNNNNNNNNNNNNNNNNNNNNNNNNNNNNNNNNNNNNNNNNNtttaagaaaatgtttttgatatattttgaattcttatgtttcatttaatatttaatatctATTTGCATTTTGTTCTTGTAACTAAATTAgcaaaaaactcaaaaattcttattttttgtatttcttatattttgatttttgattaGTGAGATGTTCCACAAAAGAATTTGAACCAATCTAAGAAAAGCCTCACCAATAAGAACCTAAAACTATATCTAGATGTTGAAAAGGTGAGGGGAAGAAGAATCCACAACCAACCTTGATAAGCTCCACAAAACagattctctttttccttgaatTTGGCTTATTCAAGTGAAGCCTTCACAGAAGCAACTGTTGGAAGTGGATGACTTGTTGACCATTTCATAACTTCATTTTTAGGCAAATGAAATGGATTTAAGGTGACAAAAAGGAACATCTGTCTCCAAACTCTGCAATTCCATTAGTTTAAACCAACAACTACAAAAATATTGTTTTGGTCATTTGAAAGCAATAGCATGAATAAGGCAATTGAGAATTATATAACTGTTTCAAGATCCTCTATGGAAGGTACAAAAGCTCTTATAGTAGAAATATCATTCATatgaagaacaagaaataaGATACCAACAGGTTGAAAATGGCAAGCAtgatatagaaaagaaaatgtcattAGATAATAACAAAGATCATTCAGCAGCAACAAAGGTAACTACACAAGCAAACCTATAAGAGCACAAagttattttaatgaaaatataaacTTACATGAAACACTTCAAACAACATAGATAAAATAGGATTTGTCACCTATTCagtttttatatatgttttggcaaaatttataagatgaaaaatCTATCCAAACTAAGACACAGGTATCCTCATGTATGTGcaattgcacacacacacacacacacacacacacacacacagagagagagagagagagagagagagagagagagagagaaagaaagaaagattcaTGACATAGTAACATATTGCGGAGAATTGGAAAAGCAACTATGATACAATATTACAAACCTGAACCACATTGAGCCAATAAGTCAAGCAAATTCTTTTGCCTTTTACCCCAAGAAAATTCCAGGCTGCCCAGGCTGTTGGATTTTTGGGCATTAAGCTATCATCATGATGAAGGTATATATCACTGCaatcaaaatgaaaaccaaTCTTCAGTAGAAATTGCATAAAATGtatatgaagaaattgaagTGCTGCTTTAAGAGAACTCCAAGTACCCCTAGATTTTTTGGATTAAGATATTATCAAGGTATATATCATTACAATTAAAGTCAAAAAAACCAATCTTCATGATAAACTGCATAAAATGTatataaagaaattaaagagCATAACATAATACACATAGGAAAAGTTACGACCTCTTTAGAAGACAATTGCATGCTTCTTGTAACCAATATTGTGACGGCACTATTTTTGTCTTCTCTAATAACTTCTAATTTTGATATTGATTCTTTTGCTATTTTCCATTAAAAACCATAGTTTTATTATATTCTTACTTAAGAAGGACCAATTGAACAACTCGAGTAAAATCTAGCATGTAGTGATGcttctttctctccattttcTATTGGGCAATCATAAGAACCTACAACACAGTTAATTTTTGATACACTAATGAGGATGGGTTTGCCACTAAATTATGTATGCATGCTGATGGGATTTGTAGGAGACAAGTTGCATGGAATTTGAGAACCAAGAATATCTTTTGTGTTGTCTCACTGAAGTATAGCACAATAAGAAATTCACAACATCCATTATCAAAATCAGAGCATTACCATGAATCTATAACTCCAACTACTCCTGCCCCCCTCCCCCAACAAACCCTCACAAAAAAGAAGTCCCAATGTCTCCTACTTTTGTCAAGCCTTGAAGAATGAGATTACCATGAGTTTGATTACCCAATGGCAATAGTTATGTTGTTAATTTTAGGTTAGTCGTAAGATTTGTACATGACAATCAACAACACATTTTGGCTTGAGCAATTACATGCAACATTATCAAAATCAGTACATGGATTCATTCAGACAACAAAGACATTTAATAAATCATCTAAATCGAATCAAAGCAGAATTATTTGTGAATCAGATTCTTAAAATTATAtcctcaaataaaaaataaggaaaatgttAAACGGtcacaaaaaatcaagaaaatgataaaaaaactaaagagtgacaaaaaataaaaataacaagaatttaaacttcAATAGGTAAACTAGAAAGCAAAAAGTTTTAGAAATTTCTAGTTTTAAGTGACAACTCTATAGTTTATGAAACTTTCATAATTGGACTTGCCAAGTAAACATTAATTCAACCAATTGAACGTTAAATCTGCTGACTTTTTAATCTCACTCGAAAATTGAGTTGAATGGATACTACATCAATTTCATTGGCCACATCAGCCTAATTTTACAACAACGGTTCCAAATGAGTCGTATGTTAAAACAATAGTAATAGCAACCAACATATATCAGAAAAAACTAGAAGGGTGGATTCAACAAACAAATGGTCCTACAAAAAACATCTACTAAAACCATACTAAAATAGTGTGCAACATAGatatgtaaaaagaaaaaaggtgaattcaaacaaataattGAAGAGCACCTGTCGACATATTGAAAAGCACCAAGAACTCTGGTCTCATCAAAAGTAGCATCTTGTCCAAGTATTTTTAGAGCATCAGGAGCATGGGCGGCCATTATGCATCCATCATAGGTATCACTGGTATCAGTTTCAGTCATTATGGAGCATCCTGTAAATTTATACGGTAAAATTTAtggatgttttcttttcttttttattctttatatCATTTTGGTAAAGCTCAACAATGAAACTACAAAAGGGCTAACATATAAACATAAAATCATCATCAATGGGCCacagtaataaaaaaatagaaaaaaattaaagattcATAAGTGCCTACAAATATTTTGTCAGTCATAAAGCCTTTGATGTCTTGTGTTATATGATTTTCTTCACTTCTAAGaatgacaaaagaaatttttactTCATAGAGTCTAGAAGTGCATATAGGATCAACtacaaattcatgaattttCCACAAATTTTAGTCACTTATTGACATGCACAGGCAAATAACCCAATCTTATAATCATAAGAACAAATTGAAAGAGaattgaaataaacaaaaaaatttgatgacCACTCATTacttgatctcttatagttattATATGTTCATAAGCTATTATCTTTGCATAAGTTGATGAACATGAAGACATGACAAAAGAAAGGCTGCTTCAGTCTTTCCATATATTGGACCActtctatcttctatttttttatgttcttagtTTCTCACAAGTTACTTCTTTATTGAAATGAAGAGCATGGTCAATGTAATGTTCTATGCTAGGGAATCATAACTAAAAGAGTTTCAAGACTAGAAAAATTGACATCTAACTTTATTGTTGGacaaaaaattgctttttttattcatatagCTATGAACTCTTCGACAAGAAAGTGTTTTACCTCCAGGAGCTGTCAAAATAGATTTCACAGCACAACCTGTTCTTATCTCACAACTCCATTTCTCCAATTCAACTCTTATCTGTTATTGTTCAAAGGACCAAATGTAATAGCATTAAAGTTCAAGAGACGAAACATTTAGTCACTTCATTTACTATATGACTGGGAATCTGCAAACCTTATTAATATATGCATGTGAGCAATCCTTCACGGTGAACCATTGTGGCCGCCCAAATAGCTGCAACATGATACACGAACCTTCTttgagaaacaacaaagaattaTATAACAAATTCAGCAAGTGGGCAAGAATGTTTCTTGCTCAATCTTAGTGGGGATTACTCTTTGAGGTAAAAGCACTTAAGACTATAATATTTCtctttgaaaacaaagagaaggcTATCATTATTACTCTCCTTTGATTCTGAAAACTAAATCCTttctcacaagaaaaataacttcTTGTGTGTTCTAACCCTAAATGTATTTGGcaatcattcattttcttttgccatCACCAAGTAAAGCCTTCCACTTAACCTAGGAGCCATTGGTCTGCTTGCTTCAACTTGAAGGAACCCTCTAACAATCATCATGATCTACCCTAGATGAAACAATGAAGAGACTTCCACTCGACCTTTTCATTCCCATACTACAACAATAGTTTTGATTCGACCTTGCTCATCAAATGTTTGAAGGACGAGTCCTAGCTTTATTATGGTCTCAAACAAATAATAACCACAACTCTTGCAAATTGTGATTATTCTTTTGCAATTGTTCCAAGGAAAGAATGATAGCGTTGGACTGCCATTTCAGGCACCCGAATTTTGGAGTTTAGGTGAACCGTTGACCATGTTGGTTGTTTTCATAGAGAGCGATCCCTAGCACTATTGGATTGGAAAACGTCTTCAACTAAACTATCATGTGGGCTGCATTCAGGTGCCTCAAAAAATACAAggttcatttaaaaaaaaaaaggagatttgCTTACTTGTTAGGAAGATTGCTATTGGTCtgaagattttttaaaattgaaagcaTCAAAGATGAATGGAGATaagactttctttttttttttgttttgctaaGGGGCGCTTGAGTCACCAATTTGGGTCTAGTGACGACACTGCATGTGGCTAGATGTTATGTCCAACTtcatttcaatgaaatttttgataggCTAGTGTGGGATGAAGCCAAGTCCATCTGATATGTAATAAATTTTCTTATCCTAAATGTGCTTCATTCGCAGCCTTCTGACAAGGGTCTTGTTTCCTTCCTCTTCCACCCATATAAGTGAAGCAAAAATTTTAGGAATGAGGAGGTTATAGACACCTGAAGAGCATGATGGTTTCGGCAGAATGAGAGCACACAGTAAGCAGAGCAGTTGAGCATTTGTTCAGAGGAGCACGACCAAACTGAGGAACACATCGGGATCTGCAGCCCAagcattcatgattcaacagTTGGATTCAAGTTATGGTTATCAATGCAAGATGAAGTAAGATAAAATGGAGGTGAATGGGTTGGTCAAGACTTACAAAATAATGGTCCCGAAATGCATCAGAGTAACCCAGTGATTTGATGAACTGTCCAAGTGTCTCACTACGATCGAGGTCAAGGTTGTTCTCATGTTGCTCAAGGTACCTGCGAAAGCAAGTGCCTTCTTCGATTTAGTACCACTGCAACCAACTAGTGTTTCTTATTGCTTTCATTCTTCTTGCGAAATTTGTCATCTTCCTTATGAGATTAGCTTATATTCCACTTTCCAGAGTTGCCCTACAACTTGCTTTCTAGGACTCTTGGACTAGTTGGCCATGAGATTCACTTTAACGATAGATTTTGACTTAGCTGCttggtttcatttttcaatgtctttactcaattttttgataaacaaaatctgaaaaagTTCATGGTGCTACTGGTTGTGTCATGTTTGGATATAGTCATTGGGATAAATTGTTTTTGAGGTTTGCTATTCTGTTTTGGTGATCATCATTTGTTTGCTTGTCTATTAGCTAGTTGCAAAAATAGCTCTTAGGTGAACATTGTTCATCTTGTTGGTTGTGAACTACCTTGGTTTGTGGGGTCTGCTGACATGTAGTCTTCCAGTGCCTGTTATCACGATTGGGACACTAGTGTCCAGTGGGAAATTTATGGTTCTTTCAAGGTAGTATTTTCTGTTGCCcaatttattatgatttttgGTATGAAAGGTCTAGGGAACAAAATGCAGATGTGGAGAAATTCTCCATTTATATGCACTTCCAGTCCGGGTTCATCTTGGGGTTCATCATCAACCATAGGACTTCAAGGTGCTTCTATTGTTAAATTTGCTAGTTTAATCACAACATCCAGGTTTGGATTTTGCATTCCTTTGTTTGTCAATCGAATATCATAGGAAAGTGGTATTAAAATGTCCAGCATATGCTACCAGACAGTTGTCAAGTCAAACAAAAGTTCCAATTGTACCTACCACCTCTTGTGTGATGACCTGAAACTTTTGTTCCACTTCTTTTATTGGAACTCTAATACCAACCCCTCTCTCTATCAAAAGTTACACTTGTTTAGGTGAAACAAAAATAccataacaaagaaaaacccCCCAGAATCGAACTTCCATGTTTGTTTTGCCATGGAACTTCCCTTGATTTTGAATCACAGGTCCACTTCTACAATGGAATAGCATGTGTTCAAACATGGCCTAAGGTTTTTTCTTAtgtcgaatgattttaacattgtTTTGAGTCAGTCAAGAATGTCGAGTGAGATATACACTAGGATTAAGATGAAAAGTTGTGGCAAATCTATAAAATAATATGTACGATGGGTGTACAAATCCATGAAATACATGTGAACTAAGAACTTAGAAATATAAAACCACATAAAAATTTTAGTGCACATGAAAAGCGTATGTTTAGTACACTGAgccaaaaaaaaaccaacagTATATTTGTGCCTGATTACAAATATGATGTGAATATTATTACTAAATCTTAATATTTGAATATGTCTTTTATTTGAATATTAGTTAATTTATATTCCAATAGTTGGCATTTCTCATGTAGGATTTCAAATTGATTCTCTTAGGAGATTGGAAGAAGTAAAGTGCTTCGATCTTAAAGCACCTGCTAGTGCACTTATGTTGGTGTAATATTATTATACAAGCACTAGTGCATAATCTCGGTTTACCTACAACCTATCGGTTAATaaggagaacaagaaagagattactTCATATCCTAATTCAAACATgcccttgttttttatttacaataaaTTGGCCAAAAGTAGTTTCATCCACAAGTATGAGACctaaactggtgccaatttaaGAGTAACAGGGATGTTTTCATTCAGAAAAACCCATCCATTGATTTTGAAGCCTACCTCAAGACGTCGCGTTTGAATTTGATTATCTCTCGGAGCATTCGATAGAAGGAAGGTCTAAAGGCATTTTTCTTCTGGGCAAAAAGGCTGGACAGCCCATTCCTACTCCCCCACTCACATGTCCTACCTTCATCCAAACTCACTGAGAAGGACATGTCGCTTCTTTGCACATTAACTCCAAGGTTTTCGAAAAGCTCCATCATATTGGGATATGTGACCTGAACACAAACATTAAGTCAATTTCATTAACATGATCACTGGAAAATAAGATTGTATATGAATTAATTTATCTGAAAGTTATACTTATGATTGTTCAAAGAGATGGCTAGCTGATACCATATCAAACTCCTATGGTCTCTATATGTTTATACCAAGGGATGCAACCCATGCCCTGCTTTACCtaaaaattattggtatttgactCTTGAACCTTGACTGCTAAGTCTTAAGTTCAACCACCTAACGAAACAGACAGCGATTGTTGGCatgattcattttcttgtcaaatccaagaaaaatctgcaataaaattgagagtttaggaaaaaaattttaCGTGTTAATTATCTAACGCAAGTGACTAGTGCACCtaaaatcaacatatataatgtgtgtgtgaaaCGCATATAGGAATGTAAACAACTACGATATggtgttgcttttttttttcctttttactatACCCATTTTGACCTAATCTactttttttacatatttcaatACAGTTCGAGTGGAAATGAATTACAACACTAACTTTATGCTTGTTTATAAGCAGAAGAATAAGAACAAGAAGGAGACATGTATAGGTTCAATATTTCATACTCCATTGAACACCATAAATCCAAGGTCCAAATCGACACCATTGACATGGACGGTCTGAGCATGGCCACCCAAGTGAGCTTCTTTTTCATAGAGAACCACGTGAACTCCGGCCTTGGCCAAGATATAAGCTGAAACCAGGCCACTCACTCCCCCACCAATCACCGCAACCCTCATCTTTGTTTCACCTGCAAAACCATGTAGCAATTTCTTTATTTAAGAGGTGTTTGATGAGACTGGAATTGTGGAATTCTATaattaatttttgataaatttaacagtatcaaacaaagaattttgtttTAGTGATTATAggttcattcttgaatcaaaattcccgAATTGAGTTTCTATCCTAGGTTGGTGGAATTATGatgattccagaattttagaattttttcatctctctttaggACACATGGTTTTAATTGATCAATTATAGAACTCTAATTCCTGTTTATCAATCACGcacatcattgtcaaaatttggAATAAAAATTCCACACTATCAAACGCAAAGAGAAAATAGAATTGGAATTTTTATTCTAATTCCAGTCTGAGGTGGAATATTATATGTagaattttaattatagaatCACAATTAAGGCTATCAAATGCCGCCTATGACCTTGTCCACTAGGACCTGCGCACTGCACGAGTGTGTATTGATACTATATGAAAGGAAGGGTTGTGCCCAACACGGAATACCACTTCTTCCCATGAAGTATATGGTAGGGTAATCATGCTTGTTCCTGCCAATCTGACCCCAGCGAAAGCAAAGCTTTCCAAGTGTTTTTGAGTCAAGGaggctttctttcttttttcagtgCTAGTGTTAGAGCTAGGAgttttttggctgaagggcccTTCGGTCACAGACCTAGGTCTAGTGCTGGCACTACAATATGAAATGAACTTATCAAAACCAAGAGATTAGTATAGCGAAAAGTTTGGACCTTGATTGCTGGACAGATGGTGAGGGTTCAATTCTCATGAGCACCACTCTTAATGAAAACTCATTGGACTCCCTAggcagaagacaaaaaaaaatgtacgcTTTATAGATGACAGTGACTATGTATCTCCTCCAACCAGggtgaagggaagggagggCTGGCAAGAGCCATGGCCCTTCctcaagtttcaaaattttcaaatttacgtatgatttttttttaattagctCTGCCCTAGtagaattttagaaaaaatagagGTTGCCTCCCCtctaaaaaattccaaaaattttatttagtagTCGCATGATTGTTCTACCTCCTAATATGAAATCCTGGCTCTGTCCCTGCTTCTAACTGGAATATTGCCAAGTCTAAATCAAAACTGAGAGAAAGTCCGCAACAGGGAAAGGGCGTTAGGCACCGGGTTGGGTCTGAGCTGAGTCTGGCTAGACCATTGACCGACCTGCACACGAACCACACAATCAGTTGATCGGTAACTTGGTGATTTGATTTAAATGGATCATGtcagatccaaaccataaaCAAATTAACACTATCTTCatcaatttgtcaagaaaaaaattctcttcCTTATTCTTAGGAATCTAACACTTTTAAGGAAATACACAAATCCATCATATATCAAGAACCTCAATGTCCTCTCAACCCTAGCAAAATTAAATTAAACTTTAATTACTTTAAATCTGGACCAAGATCTGATCCCattggaaactttttttttctaatattcatTGTGCTCCTGGGCACGTTCATATTGTTTTCAAAACGGTTTGGATTATATTTGCACGATATCCGCAAAACTGAAGTGGTGGCGCACTTAATTAGGCAGGTCGTCCTTTTGAGGTTGGACGGACAAAAGATGCCTCCTGCCTGCGCTGTCAAAGACAAAGACACGCTGCAAGTACAACAGACGTTGGTACTTAATGGCGTCATGTGGAAATATGTATGGGGACTGCAGGCTCTCGCAAAAGCGCCATGGCACAGGACTGGGAACAGGCTGTTCCCCTTCTGCACGTTACATCACCATCAATATAGTAATTAAAACTCTCGACCCTCgagtgaaagaagaagaaaaatgtatacATCACAGTGCATTACAGTGTAATGTTGGAAAAAATATACCAAGAATTTGATGTAATGTAGAAAATACTATGAGgatcctctttctttccctttccctttgacGCCAAAGTCCATTCGTTTTTTCCCTTTAGGCATCCTAAAGTCCCCACAATGTGATTGTGACCCTTTCAATAGAATTTTTCTTGGGCTGGTGTGGTTCGATAATATCCCACATGAGCGGCCATGTATCTTCGCTACTGGTTTAGTAAAGTAGTGACTATGAAGTTTGAGTTAAAGATAGAACTTTCAATAGCCTATCACTCCGATCAGCTATGCTATGCATCTAGAGAGAAAAGTTTGGTAT belongs to Nymphaea colorata isolate Beijing-Zhang1983 chromosome 13, ASM883128v2, whole genome shotgun sequence and includes:
- the LOC116266976 gene encoding uncharacterized protein LOC116266976 isoform X1 codes for the protein MRVAVIGGGVSGLVSAYILAKAGVHVVLYEKEAHLGGHAQTVHVNGVDLDLGFMVFNGVTYPNMMELFENLGVNVQRSDMSFSVSLDEGRTCEWGSRNGLSSLFAQKKNAFRPSFYRMLREIIKFKRDVLRYLEQHENNLDLDRSETLGQFIKSLGYSDAFRDHYFIPMCSSVWSCSSEQMLNCSAYCVLSFCRNHHALQLFGRPQWFTVKDCSHAYINKIRVELEKWSCEIRTGCAVKSILTAPGGCSIMTETDTSDTYDGCIMAAHAPDALKILGQDATFDETRVLGAFQYVDSDIYLHHDDSLMPKNPTAWAAWNFLGVKGKRICLTYWLNVVQSLETDVPFCHLKSISFA
- the LOC116266976 gene encoding uncharacterized protein LOC116266976 isoform X2 — translated: MRVAVIGGGVSGLVSAYILAKAGVHVVLYEKEAHLGGHAQTVHVNGVDLDLGFMVTYPNMMELFENLGVNVQRSDMSFSVSLDEGRTCEWGSRNGLSSLFAQKKNAFRPSFYRMLREIIKFKRDVLRYLEQHENNLDLDRSETLGQFIKSLGYSDAFRDHYFIPMCSSVWSCSSEQMLNCSAYCVLSFCRNHHALQLFGRPQWFTVKDCSHAYINKIRVELEKWSCEIRTGCAVKSILTAPGGCSIMTETDTSDTYDGCIMAAHAPDALKILGQDATFDETRVLGAFQYVDSDIYLHHDDSLMPKNPTAWAAWNFLGVKGKRICLTYWLNVVQSLETDVPFCHLKSISFA